From Dehalococcoidales bacterium, a single genomic window includes:
- a CDS encoding M20 family metallopeptidase, whose product MEVNELKTAVSREVEANKDRLNELSLKIHANPELGFHEVKAAEWLTAFLEENSFSVERGICELPTAFRASYGQGKPVIGLVAEYDALPGLGHACGHNLICMMAVGAAIASKLVVDRGKKGTISVVGAPAEEIWGGKAIMADRGGFDHLDTAMMVHPGTANAVTTHGLAAWPLNVEFFGKSAHAAAKPEEGINALEAMLLSFTAINSLRQHIRSTARVHGVITDGGQAVNAVPAHAAGSFLVRAEDMKYLEELKQRVLNCFIGAATATGARLEFKWGEGYYAPFLNNMTMARLFQRNMQSLGRTVRLARPGKSYGSTDMGNVSQIVPGIHPSVAIAPKKVLGHSPEMAVAAASEAGLKGLIDGAKALAMTAVDLFTSEETLSQVKAEFQAAKKREK is encoded by the coding sequence ATGGAAGTGAACGAACTGAAGACTGCCGTCAGCCGGGAGGTGGAGGCTAACAAAGACCGACTCAATGAACTGAGCCTGAAGATTCACGCCAACCCCGAGCTGGGTTTCCACGAAGTCAAGGCAGCCGAATGGCTGACCGCATTCCTCGAGGAAAACAGCTTTTCCGTAGAACGGGGTATCTGTGAGCTGCCCACCGCCTTCAGGGCCAGCTACGGGCAGGGAAAGCCGGTTATTGGCCTGGTGGCGGAATATGACGCTCTGCCCGGCCTCGGTCATGCCTGTGGTCATAACCTGATTTGCATGATGGCTGTTGGCGCCGCCATCGCTTCAAAGCTGGTGGTTGACCGGGGCAAGAAGGGCACTATCTCCGTGGTTGGCGCACCGGCTGAGGAGATTTGGGGCGGTAAGGCGATAATGGCGGACCGGGGAGGCTTCGACCACCTGGACACGGCAATGATGGTACACCCGGGGACAGCCAATGCCGTTACCACTCACGGACTGGCGGCCTGGCCGCTGAATGTCGAGTTTTTCGGCAAGTCAGCCCATGCCGCCGCTAAGCCGGAGGAAGGCATCAACGCTTTGGAGGCAATGCTGCTCTCCTTCACGGCCATCAATTCACTGCGCCAGCATATCCGGAGCACCGCCCGCGTCCACGGCGTCATCACTGACGGCGGCCAGGCGGTCAACGCCGTACCGGCGCACGCCGCCGGCTCCTTCCTGGTACGGGCGGAGGACATGAAATACCTCGAAGAACTGAAACAGCGGGTGCTGAACTGCTTTATCGGGGCGGCCACCGCCACCGGAGCGCGCCTTGAGTTCAAATGGGGGGAGGGGTACTATGCCCCCTTCCTCAATAATATGACCATGGCCCGCCTCTTCCAGCGCAATATGCAGTCGCTGGGACGCACGGTAAGGCTGGCCAGGCCGGGCAAGTCCTATGGCAGCACGGACATGGGTAACGTCAGCCAGATAGTGCCCGGCATCCACCCCTCCGTAGCCATCGCCCCGAAGAAGGTGCTTGGACACTCCCCGGAGATGGCGGTCGCCGCCGCCTCAGAAGCCGGACTGAAAGGGCTAATTGATGGCGCCAAGGCACTGGCAATGACCGCCGTTGACCTTTTCACCAGCGAGGAAACGCTCAGCCAGGTCAAGGCGGAGTTCCAGGCAGCCAAGAAGCGGGAGAAATGA